The window ATCTACCGCACCGACATCTTCGAGAAGTACGGCCTGAAGCCCCCGGCCACCTGGGACGACTTCATCGCCGCCGGCAAGGTGCTGAAGAAGCACGGCATCAAGATCACCAACTACGCCGGTGAGGACCCGAGCACCCTGGAGGTGCTCGCGATGCAGGCCGGTGCCCACTGGTACGCGATCGACGGCAACGCCTGGAAGGTGAACTTCCAGGACGAGGGCACCCTCAAGGCCGCGAAGGTCATCCAGGAGATCATCGACAACGATCTGAACGCCAAGCTGTCCTTCGCCGACTACGCGGCCGTGCAGCGCAGTTACGACACCGGCGCCACCGCGACCCGGCAGATCTCCACCTGGCAGATGGCCGGCATGGTGCAGAACTTCACCAAGTCCTTCGGCGACTGGGCGCTCGCGCCCTGGCCGACGTACCAGGGCGAGGCGGCCAAGACGCCGGCCGGTACGAATCTGACCGGCAGCGTGACCCTGGTGACCAAGCAGTGCGAGAACCAGGAGCAGGCGGCCAAGGCGGCGCTCTGGATGTCGACGAACCAGGACGCCGTCAAGACGATGGCGAGCCCGGAGACCGGCAACGGCGTGATGCCGGCGCTCAAGGACAGCGGCTCCTACGTCGGTGAGTCGATCTCGCGGAAGCTGCTCGGCGAGAACTACGAGCCGGCGCAGAAGGTCGTCACGGACAGCCTGGGCACCGTCACCACCGACTGGACCTACGGACCCAACTGGACCGCGATGTTCACCGAACTCCAGGCGGGCTGGGCCAAGGTGGTCAACAAGCAGGAGAAGGTCACCGACCTGCTCGCGCACATGCAGGAGTGGACGGTCAAGGACCTGAAGTCCCGCGGTATCAGCGTCAAGGGCTGAGGCATCGATGACTCGCTCCCTGCGCTGGAAGGGCGCCGCGTTCACGGTGCCCTTCCAGCTCGGCTTCGTCTTCCTGTATCTGCTCCCGATCGGCTACGCCGCCTACGAGTCGCTGTTCACGGAGAAGCAGTCCGGGCTCGGCCTCGGCGGCGCGACGACGGAGTTCGTCGGGCTCGACAACTACACCCAGGGCCTGACCGACTCGGCGTTCATGGACTCCGTCCTGCGGGTGGTGCTCTTCGCCTGTGTGCAGATCCCGTTCATGCTGCTGGTCAGCCTGCTGCTGGCGCTGTTCCTGGACGCGCTGACCTCCAGGGTGGCGAGCCGGTTCCGGATCCTGCTGCTGGTGCCGTACATGATCCCCGGCGTGGTCGCGGCGATCGTGTGGGTCAATCTCTACAGCCCGGACGTCGGCCCGCTCACCCCGATCGGCCACGCCCTCGGCTTCGACTGGAACTTCTTCGCGCCGTCGATGGTGTGGCCGTCCATCGGCAATCTGCTGACCTGGCACGGCATCGGCTACAACATGGTGATCATCTACTCGGCGCTGCAGGGCGTGCCGCGCGAGCTGTTCGAGGCGGCGCGGCTGGACGGCGCCTCCGAGCTGCGGATCGCGCGCAGCATCAAGATCCCGTTCGTGCGCGGGGCGCTGGTCCTGACCGGTCTGCTGTCGATCATCCAGATGCTGCAGATCTTCAACGAGCCGGCGCTGTTCCGGAACATCACCCCGCAGACGGTCAGCGACAGCTTCACCCCGATCATGATCATCTACAACCAGGCGTTCAACGCGGGCAACTACCACTACGCGGCCGCCCTGTCCGTGCTCCTGGCGCTCATCCTGGGTGTCGCCTCCTTCCTCTTCTACCGGCTCACCTCGAAGGAGGCCGACTGATGGTGCTGACCGAGCGGACCGCCACCGAGCGGCCCGAAGTCCGGGGCGTGCGGCGCCTGTCCCGCCCGGATCCGGCCTCGCGCGGGCGGGGCGGCCAGCGCTTCCTCCTCGTCGGGCTGGTCCTGGCGAGCGTCTACAGCCTGTTCCCGGTGTGGTGGCTGATCGTCGCCGCGACCAAGGACCGCACGGCGCTGTACCAGAGCAACGGCCTGTGGTTCTCGGGCTGGCATCTGTGGGACAACCTGCATCAGGTGTTCACCTACCAGGACGGCATCTTCCTGCGGTGGACGGCCAACTCGCTGCTGTACGCCGGGGTCGGCTCGCTCGGCGGCACGCTGATCGCCCTCGCGACCGGGTACGGACTGGCCCGGTTCGACTTCCCGGGCCGCAACGCGATCTTCGCGTGTGTCGTGGGCTCGTTCCTGATCCCGATCGCGCTGCTCACGCTCCCGCTGTATCTGCTGTTCTCGGCGATCGGCATGGTGGACACCCCCTGGGCGATGCTCGTCCCCTGCCTCATCAACCCGTTCAGCGTCTATCTGGCCAAGGTGTACACCGAGGCCACGATCCCCTACGAGCTGCTGGAGGCGGCGCGGATCGACGGCGCCGGCGAGCTGCGGATCTTCTTCAGCATCGTGCTGCGGATGATGACGACGGGCGGCGCGACGGTGTTCCTGCTGGCCTTCGTGAACACCTGGAACGCCTTCTTCCTGCCGCTGACGGTGCTGCGCGGCAAGGAGAACTGGACGCTCAACCTCGGCCTCTACAACTGGACGGGCACCCGGCTGGAGTCCGGCATCGACCTGACCGGTCTGGTGCTGACCGGGGCGCTGCTGTCCATCGTGCCGATGGCGATCATGATGGTCGCGATGCGCCGCTACTGGCGGACGGGCGTGACGCTCGGCGCCCTCAAGTGATCCCGGCCGGCCTCCTTCCCTGACTCCCGGGGGCCGCGGGTGACCCGACTCCCCGCGGCCCCCGGGTGCCCGACTCCCCCGGAGTTCCCGCGTGACCGTCCTGCACAACCCCGTCCTCCGCGGCTTCGCCCCCGACCCCTCACTGATCCGGGTCGGCGACTGGTACTACGTGGCCACGAGTTCCTTCGAGTGGTTCCCGACGATCCCGATCCACCGCTCCCGCGACCTGGCCCACTGGGAGTACGCGGGGCACGTCGAGGGGGCGGCGCCCGGGGGCACGCTGGCCGGGGTGCCCGACTCGGGCGGCGTCTGGGCTCCGTCGCTGAGCTGGGACGGGGAACGGTTCTGGGTGACGTACACCGTCGTACGGTCGGTCGGCACGCCGTACTTCGACCTGGACACCTACGTCTCGACGGCCACCGGCGTGGGCGGCGCGTGGAGTGCCCCGCGCCGGGTGGTGAGCCATGGGTTCGATCCGGCGCTGTTCCACGAGGACGGCCGGCTGTGGCTGCTGAACCTGCAGAACGACCATCGGCCGGGAGGGCGGCGGTTCGCGGGGATCGTCGTCACGGAGCTGGACCGGGACACGCTGACACCCGTCGGGCGGACACGTCTGCTGCTCCAGCACGACCGGCTGGTCGAGGGGCCGAAGCTGCTGCGGCGCGAGGGCTGGTACTACCTGGTGCTCGCCGAGGGCGGCACGGGCTGGGAGCACGGGGTGCGGGTGGCCCGCGGCCGGGAACTGACCGGGCCGTACACGCTCGACGACCGGCCGCTGCTGACCACGCGGGACGACGAGGGCGTGCCGTTGCAGAAGGCCGGGCACGGCGAGCTGGTCGAGACGCCGGAGGGGCGGTGGCTGCTCGGTCATCTGACGGCCCGTCCGCTGCACACGCCGCAGGGCCGTCGCTGCACGCTCGGCCGGGAGACCGCGATCCAGGCGGTGACCTGGGACGCGGAGGGCTGGCCCCGGCTGCGGCAGGGCGGTTGGCACCCGGCGGTCGACGTCGACGTGCCGACCCGGCCGCACCCGCTGCCGCCCGCCGCCCCGCCCGAGGGCTTGTCCTGGCCGTGGAGCACCCTGCGCGAGGCGCCGGATCCGTCCTGGGCCGATACGACGGCACGCCCGGGCTGGATCCGGCTGCGCGGCCGGCAGGGGCCGGAGTCCCGCTGGGCGACCAGCCTGCTGGCGCAGCGCGTCACCGAGCACCGCGCCGAGGCCGAAGTCACCGTCGAGGCACGGCCGGTGACCTTCGCCCAGGCCGCGGGGCTGGTGCTCCGGTACGACGCCGAGGCGTATCTCAGCCTGGACCTGACCTGGGCGGAACCGGAGGGCGAGCCGCAGCGGGGGCAGCAGTGGAGCGGGGGTGGTCGTACGGTGCTCAGCCTCGTGGAGCGGGATGAGCACGGTGCGCGGCAGGTCGCCGTGGTGGACGTGCCGGTGGAGGCACCGGTGACGTTGGGGGCGACGGTCGAGGGGGCCGACGCCCGGTTCTGGTACGTACGGGACGGGGTGCGTACGGCGGTCGGACCGGCCCTGGACTTCAGCCGGCTGTCCGACGACCACGGTTCCCGGCTGCGCTTCACCGGGGCGATGGCGGGCATCCACGCCCGGGACCTCGTCGACGCGGCGTTCACGGCGGACTTCACGGGATTCCGGCTGACCTGCACACCCGGCTGAGCGCGGCGGCGCGTTCGGGGTATCGAAAAGCGATGCTCGATTCTGCTCGGAACTGCTTCTCTCCGAGCACGTATTGACATGCCACGGTCGAAGCCCTCAGAGTCATGCCCCGAAAGTCCCGACAGTGCCCCGGCAGTGATGCGAGCCACCTCACCGAGGAGTGTTGCCGTCATGTCCGAAACACCCGCTGTCTCACGCCGACTGCTCCTGGGCGGAGCCGTCGCCACCGGTGCGCTCGCGGCCGGGATGAGCTCCGCGGCACCGGCCGCGGCCGCCGCGACCGGGCAGGCGCCCCGCCGCCGTCCCGGGCAGAAGTCGATGATCGGCGTGCCGTTCGAGGCCCACAGAACCGTCCGCGTCGGTGTCATCGGCCTGGGCAACCGCGGCGCGGGCATGGTCGAGGGCTGGGCGGCCGTGCCCGGCTGCACCGTGACCGCCGTCTGCGACATCCGCGCCGACCGGGCGCGCCGCGCCGCCGACCGGCTGGTGAGCAAGGGCAAGCCCCGCCCCGCCGAGTACGGCGGATCGGCCGGCTCCTACGCCCGCATGCTCCGGCGCGACGACATCGACCTCGTATATGTCGCCACGCCCTGGGAGTTCCACCACGAGCACGGCAGGGCCGCGCTGCTGAGCGGCAGACACGCGGTGGTGGAGCTGCCCGTCGCGACCGAACTGCGCGAGCTGTGGGACCTGGTCGACACCTCCGAGCGCACCCGCAGGCATCTGCTCCTCGCCGAGAACTGCAGCTACGGCCGCAATGAACTGGCCATGCTGCGGATGGCGCACGCCGGTGTGTTCGGCGACATCACCAACGGCCATGGCGGCTACCTCCACGACCTGCGTGAACTCCTCTTCTCCGACACGTACTACACCGACTCCTGGCGGCGGCTGTGGCACACCCGCAGCACCGCGTCCCTCTACCCGATGCACGGGCTGGCCCCGATCGCGGCGGCCATGGACGTCAACCGCGGTGACCGCATGGCCACCCTGTCCGCCACCGCGACCGCCCCGAAGGGGCTGGCCGACTACCGCGAGCGCTTCGTCCCCCGGGACCACCCGTCCTGGAAGGAGACGTACATCAACGGGGACCTGGTCACCTGTCTCATCGAGACGGAACGGGGCAGGGTCGTCCGGGCCGAGCACGACGTGAGTTCACCCCGGCCGTACAGCAGGATCAACACCCTCGCCGGCAGCCGCGGGATCGTCGAGGACTACACCGGGCCCAGCCCGACCGGCGCACGCGTCTACCTGGAACCGGACCACGGCGGCCACACCTGGCGCGACTTCGCCGACTACCGCAAGGAGTACGACCACTGGCTGTGGCGGAAGGTCGGCGACGACGCCGCGAACAACGGCGGTCACGGCGGCATGGACTACGTCCTGCAGTGGCGCACCGTCCAGCTCATGCGCGCCGGGCTGGTGCCCGACATCGACGTCTACGACTCGGCCGCCTGGTGCGCGGCGGTCCCGCTGAGCGCCGCGTCCCTGGAGCGGCAGGGCCGCCCGGTCGAGATCCCGGACTTCACCCGTGGCGCCTGGGCCGGCCGACGGCCCGGCCTCGACTCGGACCCGACGGAGATGCCGCCCGTCGGCTGAGACGCCCCGGCCGGCCACGACACCCGGCCCGGACGTGATCCACCGGCATTCAGTCGCCTGTCTACCCGCCGTCCTGCCCCGCACCTAGAGTAGGAAGCGCTTTCTGCCCGGTGGAGAGGTGGGTTCCCGATGGTCCGTACGGCGAGTGCGAGCGTGGCGGCAGGTCCGACGCTGGCGGTCGTGGCCCGTGAGGCGGGGGTGTCGGTGCCGACCGCGTCCAAGGTGGTCAACGGCCGGGAGGACGTGGCGCCCGAGACCCGCCGCCGGGTCACCGAGGCGCTCGACCGGCTCGGCTATGTGCGCAGACCCCGCTTCGACGCGGCGAAGGCGCCCCGACTGGTCGACCTGGTCGTGCACTCGCTGGAGAGCTCCTGGTCGGGCGCGGTGCTGCACGGGGTGGAGGAGGCGGCGCACGACGCGGGCCTGGAGGTCGTGGTGTCGGCGGCC of the Streptomyces koelreuteriae genome contains:
- a CDS encoding ABC transporter substrate-binding protein, translating into MNFTSPRRRFASAAVAGIALTGLLSACGGSGSGDDAASKSGPVTLPYWGWANGQEAVVKAFNASHKDIRLKYTKVTDQLTMQKQLTNAVKAGNAPCLVQNTAEYVTSWVSQDALADITRYVEGEKDTFNTGAWASAQVQGKLYGVPTSSAPQFTIYRTDIFEKYGLKPPATWDDFIAAGKVLKKHGIKITNYAGEDPSTLEVLAMQAGAHWYAIDGNAWKVNFQDEGTLKAAKVIQEIIDNDLNAKLSFADYAAVQRSYDTGATATRQISTWQMAGMVQNFTKSFGDWALAPWPTYQGEAAKTPAGTNLTGSVTLVTKQCENQEQAAKAALWMSTNQDAVKTMASPETGNGVMPALKDSGSYVGESISRKLLGENYEPAQKVVTDSLGTVTTDWTYGPNWTAMFTELQAGWAKVVNKQEKVTDLLAHMQEWTVKDLKSRGISVKG
- a CDS encoding carbohydrate ABC transporter permease; translation: MTRSLRWKGAAFTVPFQLGFVFLYLLPIGYAAYESLFTEKQSGLGLGGATTEFVGLDNYTQGLTDSAFMDSVLRVVLFACVQIPFMLLVSLLLALFLDALTSRVASRFRILLLVPYMIPGVVAAIVWVNLYSPDVGPLTPIGHALGFDWNFFAPSMVWPSIGNLLTWHGIGYNMVIIYSALQGVPRELFEAARLDGASELRIARSIKIPFVRGALVLTGLLSIIQMLQIFNEPALFRNITPQTVSDSFTPIMIIYNQAFNAGNYHYAAALSVLLALILGVASFLFYRLTSKEAD
- a CDS encoding carbohydrate ABC transporter permease codes for the protein MVLTERTATERPEVRGVRRLSRPDPASRGRGGQRFLLVGLVLASVYSLFPVWWLIVAATKDRTALYQSNGLWFSGWHLWDNLHQVFTYQDGIFLRWTANSLLYAGVGSLGGTLIALATGYGLARFDFPGRNAIFACVVGSFLIPIALLTLPLYLLFSAIGMVDTPWAMLVPCLINPFSVYLAKVYTEATIPYELLEAARIDGAGELRIFFSIVLRMMTTGGATVFLLAFVNTWNAFFLPLTVLRGKENWTLNLGLYNWTGTRLESGIDLTGLVLTGALLSIVPMAIMMVAMRRYWRTGVTLGALK
- a CDS encoding family 43 glycosylhydrolase, translated to MTVLHNPVLRGFAPDPSLIRVGDWYYVATSSFEWFPTIPIHRSRDLAHWEYAGHVEGAAPGGTLAGVPDSGGVWAPSLSWDGERFWVTYTVVRSVGTPYFDLDTYVSTATGVGGAWSAPRRVVSHGFDPALFHEDGRLWLLNLQNDHRPGGRRFAGIVVTELDRDTLTPVGRTRLLLQHDRLVEGPKLLRREGWYYLVLAEGGTGWEHGVRVARGRELTGPYTLDDRPLLTTRDDEGVPLQKAGHGELVETPEGRWLLGHLTARPLHTPQGRRCTLGRETAIQAVTWDAEGWPRLRQGGWHPAVDVDVPTRPHPLPPAAPPEGLSWPWSTLREAPDPSWADTTARPGWIRLRGRQGPESRWATSLLAQRVTEHRAEAEVTVEARPVTFAQAAGLVLRYDAEAYLSLDLTWAEPEGEPQRGQQWSGGGRTVLSLVERDEHGARQVAVVDVPVEAPVTLGATVEGADARFWYVRDGVRTAVGPALDFSRLSDDHGSRLRFTGAMAGIHARDLVDAAFTADFTGFRLTCTPG
- a CDS encoding Gfo/Idh/MocA family protein; this translates as MSETPAVSRRLLLGGAVATGALAAGMSSAAPAAAAATGQAPRRRPGQKSMIGVPFEAHRTVRVGVIGLGNRGAGMVEGWAAVPGCTVTAVCDIRADRARRAADRLVSKGKPRPAEYGGSAGSYARMLRRDDIDLVYVATPWEFHHEHGRAALLSGRHAVVELPVATELRELWDLVDTSERTRRHLLLAENCSYGRNELAMLRMAHAGVFGDITNGHGGYLHDLRELLFSDTYYTDSWRRLWHTRSTASLYPMHGLAPIAAAMDVNRGDRMATLSATATAPKGLADYRERFVPRDHPSWKETYINGDLVTCLIETERGRVVRAEHDVSSPRPYSRINTLAGSRGIVEDYTGPSPTGARVYLEPDHGGHTWRDFADYRKEYDHWLWRKVGDDAANNGGHGGMDYVLQWRTVQLMRAGLVPDIDVYDSAAWCAAVPLSAASLERQGRPVEIPDFTRGAWAGRRPGLDSDPTEMPPVG